From Victivallis lenta:
TCACCTACCAGGGCGGAGCGCTGTTCAGTTCGATGTCGCTGGCCGAGAACGTCGCGCTGCCCCTCGAGGAGTATACGCAGCTCTCGGCGAAGGAGATCGCCCGGACCGTCGAAGAGAAGCTCAGGCTCGTCGATCTGGCCGGATTCGGCAACTACATGCCGGCCGAACTCTCGGGCGGCATGGCCAAACGGGCCGGTCTGGCGCGGGCGCTGGCGCTGAATCCGAAGCTGCTCTTCTTCGACGAGCCGTCGGCCGGACTCGACCCGATCACGTCGGCCGAACTCGACCGGCTGCTGCTGCGGCTGCGCGACCAGTTCGGTTCGACCATCGTCGTGGTGACTCATGAGCTCGACAGCGTATTCACGATCGCCGACCGGGTCATCATGCTCGACAAGGAGACGAAATCGATCGTGGCGGATGGTCCGCCCGTACTTCTGCGCG
This genomic window contains:
- a CDS encoding ABC transporter ATP-binding protein, with the translated sequence MEKRTGPEIEVRSLTIGYGNKVVLKDLNFQVESGEIFCILGGSGCGKSTLLKHIIGLYAPQKGDILIQGDSIVQADERHRREIMRRFGVTYQGGALFSSMSLAENVALPLEEYTQLSAKEIARTVEEKLRLVDLAGFGNYMPAELSGGMAKRAGLARALALNPKLLFFDEPSAGLDPITSAELDRLLLRLRDQFGSTIVVVTHELDSVFTIADRVIMLDKETKSIVADGPPVLLRDTSPNEKVRAFLTRDGLKSDVPREPQITEVS